The following proteins come from a genomic window of Novosphingobium aromaticivorans DSM 12444:
- a CDS encoding helicase HerA-like domain-containing protein, translating into MDDIYLGLGSNGERQVLRLGRANRHGLIAGATGTGKTVTLQGIAEQFSARGVPVFMADVKGDLAGIAMPGSPTFKHAASLEARAKELGIADYAYSDNPAVFWDLYGESGHPIRTTISEMGPLLLARLMGLNETQEGVLNIAFRYADDNGLLLIDLADLQSVLVACAENASELATRYGNVSKASVGTIQRQLLAFESQGADRFFGEPAFEINDFLKVDEQGRGMVNVLAAEKLMQSPKLYATFLLWLLSELFEALPEVGDPEKPCLVFFFDEAHLLFEDAPQALMEKVEQVVRLIRSKGVGVFFVTQNPIDIPEKIAGQLGNRVQHALRAFTPRDQKAIRAAAETFRINKDLDVETVITELKVGEALVSTLEEDGAPSVVQRTLIAPPRSRLGPLTPKERAIIQSVSPFDGKYDTAVNRESAAEILARKASDAAAAAQQIEAEGEDSQRASARRSPSMWERAGKAAAGAVASSAGAVIAAQITGKKSRAAPMASGITAMAGSIASSIGGEAFGRFARGILGGLLR; encoded by the coding sequence ATGGACGATATCTACCTCGGTCTGGGTTCGAACGGCGAACGGCAGGTGCTGCGCCTGGGCCGGGCAAACCGCCACGGGCTCATCGCGGGGGCGACCGGCACCGGCAAGACCGTGACCTTGCAAGGCATTGCCGAACAGTTTTCGGCGCGCGGCGTACCCGTGTTCATGGCCGACGTGAAAGGCGACCTTGCGGGCATAGCCATGCCTGGCAGCCCCACGTTCAAGCATGCCGCCTCGCTGGAGGCGCGCGCGAAGGAACTGGGCATCGCCGACTACGCCTATTCCGACAATCCGGCGGTGTTCTGGGATCTCTACGGCGAAAGCGGGCACCCCATCCGCACCACCATTTCGGAAATGGGGCCATTGCTGCTGGCGCGCCTGATGGGGCTCAACGAGACGCAGGAAGGCGTGCTCAACATCGCGTTCCGCTATGCCGACGACAACGGCTTGCTGCTGATCGACCTTGCGGATCTGCAATCGGTGCTGGTTGCCTGCGCCGAGAACGCGAGCGAGCTTGCCACGCGCTACGGCAATGTCTCGAAGGCCAGCGTGGGCACGATCCAGCGCCAGCTCCTTGCCTTCGAAAGCCAGGGGGCAGATCGCTTCTTTGGCGAGCCTGCCTTCGAGATCAACGATTTCCTCAAGGTGGACGAGCAGGGACGCGGCATGGTCAACGTGCTGGCCGCCGAGAAGCTGATGCAGAGCCCCAAGCTCTACGCGACTTTCCTGCTGTGGCTTCTGTCCGAACTGTTCGAGGCGCTGCCCGAAGTGGGCGACCCGGAGAAGCCGTGCCTCGTGTTCTTCTTCGACGAGGCGCACCTCCTGTTCGAGGACGCGCCACAGGCGCTGATGGAAAAGGTCGAGCAGGTCGTCCGCCTGATCCGCTCGAAGGGCGTCGGTGTGTTCTTCGTCACGCAGAACCCGATCGACATTCCCGAGAAGATCGCGGGCCAGCTCGGCAACCGGGTGCAGCACGCCCTGCGCGCCTTCACCCCGCGCGACCAGAAGGCGATCCGCGCCGCCGCCGAGACTTTTCGCATCAACAAGGATCTCGATGTCGAGACGGTCATCACCGAACTGAAGGTGGGCGAGGCGCTGGTTTCCACGCTGGAGGAGGACGGTGCGCCCTCGGTGGTCCAGCGCACGCTGATCGCGCCGCCCCGCTCGCGCCTCGGACCGCTGACGCCGAAGGAGCGCGCAATCATCCAGTCCGTCAGCCCGTTCGATGGAAAGTACGACACGGCGGTGAACCGCGAATCCGCCGCAGAGATTCTCGCACGCAAGGCATCTGACGCCGCCGCCGCCGCGCAGCAGATCGAGGCCGAGGGCGAGGACAGCCAGCGCGCCTCGGCGCGGAGGTCGCCTTCGATGTGGGAGCGCGCCGGAAAGGCCGCCGCAGGGGCAGTGGCATCGTCGGCCGGCGCGGTCATCGCGGCGCAGATCACCGGCAAGAAATCGCGCGCGGCGCCGATGGCTTCGGGGATCA